TGCAGTGTGGGACGGACTTCGGGATCAGGTCTTTTTTGCACGTGACCGCTTAGGTGTGAAGCCTCTGTTCTATAGTAAAGTGGATGACGTCTTAGTTTTCGGATCAGAGCCTAAGGCGCTGCTGCAGCACCCCAAGGTACAGCCAATAGTCGGGCCCGAAGGGTTAGCGGAAATTTTTATTATCGGTCCAGCCCGTACGCCGGGACACGGTGTTTATAAGGATATGCAGGAACTTCGTCCGGGGCATGCCATGATCTATAGTCGCGAAGGTCTGCGTAGTTACGCTTATTGGAAGCTGGAAAGCGCAAAACATACTGACAATGAAGCAGAGACAGCCGCTAAAGTACGTGAACTGCTGCAGGATACGCTCGAACGCCAACTGGTCTCAGATGTTCCTGTCTGCTCGCTCTTATCAGGAGGGCTGGACTCCAGTGCGCTGACAGCACTTGCAGTGGATTACTACAACCGAAACGGCCAGGGACGAGTGGATACGTATTCTGTCGATTATGTCGACAACGACAAGCACTTCAAGAGCCATACTTTTCAGCCCGGAGCAGATGGTCCATGGATTAAGCGAATGGTCGATGAATTAAATACGAACCATCACTATATCTCATTTGATACGCCAGAGCTTGTAGAAGCACTTGATAATGCGCTGTACACACGCGATTTACCTGGGATGACCGATGTGGACTCTTCTTTGTATTTATTTTGCCGTGAGATCAAAAAGAATGCTACTGTAGCCATTTCCGGCGAAGCTGCCGATGAGATTTTTGGCGGATATCCTTGGTTCCATCGGGAGGAGATGCTCTCCTCGGGTACTTTCCCTTGGTCAGTTGCTCCTAAAATGCGTGCAAGTCTATTATCCCCTGAAGTTAATGAATGGATTCGGCCGCTGGAATATTTGGGTGACAGATATAGTGATGCTGTAGCGGAAGTACCAACATTGGATGGGGAGACAGGTAAACAAGCACAAATGCGCGTAATGTCCTATTTAAACATCACACGCTTCATGCCTACTTTGCTCGACCGTAAGGACCGAATGAGTATGGGCGCCGGACTAGAGGTACGTGTTCCTTATTGTGATCATCGCCT
This genomic stretch from Paenibacillus sp. FSL H7-0737 harbors:
- the asnB gene encoding asparagine synthase (glutamine-hydrolyzing), whose protein sequence is MCGITGFIQWRGDLTQHSQLLVKMTETLANRGPDAAGTWISGPCAFGHRRLSVIDPENGAQPMITRHDEQVYAIVYNGELYNAPELKQELKQRGHQFRTQCDTEVLLHAYIEWGPDCAEKLNGIFAFAVWDGLRDQVFFARDRLGVKPLFYSKVDDVLVFGSEPKALLQHPKVQPIVGPEGLAEIFIIGPARTPGHGVYKDMQELRPGHAMIYSREGLRSYAYWKLESAKHTDNEAETAAKVRELLQDTLERQLVSDVPVCSLLSGGLDSSALTALAVDYYNRNGQGRVDTYSVDYVDNDKHFKSHTFQPGADGPWIKRMVDELNTNHHYISFDTPELVEALDNALYTRDLPGMTDVDSSLYLFCREIKKNATVAISGEAADEIFGGYPWFHREEMLSSGTFPWSVAPKMRASLLSPEVNEWIRPLEYLGDRYSDAVAEVPTLDGETGKQAQMRVMSYLNITRFMPTLLDRKDRMSMGAGLEVRVPYCDHRLVQYVFNIPWEIKNLNGREKGILRKALEGILPDDVLYRKKSPYPKTHNPAYLNAVRTQVLNILDDSTSPILPLIDAAKIREIAASPESSTNLPWFGQLMSGPQLFAYLAQVDLWLRKYNVSIQ